The Thunnus thynnus chromosome 19, fThuThy2.1, whole genome shotgun sequence genome contains the following window.
TTCATCCCAAAAAGGCGGAACTACTTTGCCTGCAGCTACTCTGAAACATGTCATAAAGCGTTGTCTGAGTTTCAACAGGAAAGGCATGAAAGGATCCAACGGAAATCATCAGAACTGCCAGTTATTGTCAACTACACCAACCAACAGTTTGAagtatctcctctctctctcacacacacacacacacacacacatatgctcagCTCTACCACTCTGTCACTGTgttgcccacacacacacacatacgcacatgTTGACACGGTACCTCTGAATAGGTTCACTCTTGTTTAATTATCCATGGTGGAGCTCAGTGTCAGTTCACTGTAATGTAGGCTAATCCACCTTTAGAAGAAAGACTAAGAAGCAGGACTGAACAGCTTCCCagtacaacaaaacacagattcaCCAATTATGTCTCTGAGATTCACATGAATGACTCTTTTAGATGTTTAAGCAGCATAATCAATCAATCTCAGATTTCCATTCACCTGCACTAAGTTGCTGATATCACTATTACGTAAGTGGGTTTACATTAATTCTGGGGTTTTTCGCATTAATTATGTATTGTTACGTAGAATCTTTGTTGCTTTAATATCCTTTCTATTACGGCTTTTAAACATGTGTCATATGATCATTTTAGCAGAGATCATAGAGATCATATATCAGAGTCATGCATGTTTTAATGGCTCTCAAATGTCATCTTTTCGTCATCTTTGATCCAGAGGCCAAAACCCCCTTTGACAGCGATCTCCAATAAAGTGATCTACAAACCGTTGAAGCCCTTCATCCCCCTTGGAAAACCATATTTCATGGACGATGATAACCCACACAAGTATTTCATCTCAGGTACAACACAGAAGACTTAAACAGTTATAAACTGGTGCTGCAATCTTGTTCACCACGGGGGGTTTGTAGTGGAAATACAGTAAAATCTGTCACataaccaaaacaataagcttaAAGAGGATAAAATGCTGTGTAGAGCATCAGAGTTGGATGATATTCACCGTGGATTTGTCACCTCTTTATAAtccaaatttatttatttgggttAGTATAAAATATTGAGTAATTCAGcttttaaacttgttttttcaTGGATAAACATGGCAAAAAATGTGATGTCTAAGTGATGTCTTTTCACAGGATTTACAGGGCACGTGCCGAAATCTCGCTTCCTAATTGGCAAAGGTTACCCCATCACTACCAACCAGGCGCTGATCCAGTTTgggaagcagcagcaggctgagCCCACCTTCAAACACATCCCAGAGTGGAAGGACAGTACAATACCTCCCATCCCCGCAATCTATCCATCAAACAGGGGTGTGGTGCCATCATTCACAGGACATATACCAGGTCTGTGTCAGTGTCATCATGTGATCAGCTAAATTATGGAAGTAACTGAACAAATTGCCACAGATAAGCTTCATGTTAAAGCATGTCTAACTCTACACCATCCCACAGGATACCAATTCATGTATGGACATACCTTTGGTCAACTTTCCAAGAATGCACTGGAAAAGAGCAGCATCAAGAGAACCCTTCAGGCAAATAAAACACCTCAATAAAATGATTACCAGCATTATGAAGTTGTGACATGAGTCGAATCTGAAGTCCTCACATTTCCATGAAAACAATTTGTGCTGAACTGCAACAATATTTGGCACATGAGTAAACCTTTGTACATGGTTGGTACATTAAAGTAAGGCAGGTAATCAATATGTTAAATCTTTATTGACAGAGGTTGATTGTCACTGGGCATTAGAGGAAGCATTCAGAGACTGAGGATAAAACAACGCTGGGTGGAATAATTTCACAGACTTCACATATTTCAGAACATTAGAAATTCTCCATTACCAAATGCAGAGAACACATTTTCTATTCTTCCCATCCCTCTTATCTTACTAGTGGTCTATCAAAATGTACCTGACACACAGTTAAATACCTGAAACAGCCACAAGGTGGCTTGTATTTGTGCAACTGAACAAAATTCACCGGAAGACGtactactgtatatatcagACAATACCACACAATTCATGTGCCAGAAAATTTCCAAAACCTAACTCTACAgctataaaaacattaataggAAGTTAGGAGATCTAGTAAAACTGTAGCACCTACCTGTATTCTTGTTAACTCATGCACCTATGGTAAATCCATGCTGTGAGTTTGCTCAAAAAAGCAAGTTTACTGGAAATAAAATCACTGACAATCCACCACAAAAGGCTGGTGTGTGGCATATTTGGCACTAATAAGAATGTATTGCTTGCGGGGGTGAAATGAAAGGTACAGCTGTGGAAAGACTGACAGCTACATATAAGAAATGGATAATGTGTCCCATAGTCTACAGCAGGTCAATATTCACATATATGATTGATATTCACCTACAGGAAATATAGAGGAGAGTTACAGGTAACAGAAGCACCTACTCAAGGTTATTCTGGTGGGTGTGCAGTTGCAAATAGGTGCACTGGCCCTCATTCATCAAGCAAGTGACAAAAAGGGCGTTTAAGTATGTTGCTCCCTCTGCTTGGAATCAATGGCAAAATTACCTGAATCTTCAGAAGTTGGTCTCACTGGATGCATTTAAAGTAATTCTAGATGACTTAGAGGCAGGCACATCTGGCTGTAGATGTTTTGACTGACTCATATTACCCCTGTTTGATCCCTGATGTTGATGACTTGCAACGAatactgatgaatatttttaatattttctgattctgtaatttattctttattttcattgcaaattattatgtttttgatGTCTTCAACCCTGTTTATTGTGCTGCTGCCTGTCTTGGCCAGGATGTTCttgtaaaagagatttttaatttcaatgaGACTTTTCCaggttaaattaaaatgaaatcaaaatggtCCTCAGCCACCTTCCTGATCTCATTCATGAAGCTCATCTCACACCTTATATGAACACAAATGTTCACTGATAAAACAACATCAGAGAGACATTTTAAGATCAGAGGGTCTTGGCACCAGTTGTTCATAAGTTCAAGCTTTGCCTATTTATAAAGTACGTGTCATTCTAGTGCTGAAATCAGTTAAAATGTACACGGACCGTTCAATAAGTAGAGATTTGTATGCTCCACACAAAGTAGTTTCCTACATAGAGATTATTGTTACTAGTGTTCAATATACAACCCAGTAACTGCCACAGTTAACTAGCTACTGAACCAACTGACAAAACGTTAGTTTGCTAATATCTGACCAGTTTTGACTGAAGAGTCAAACACATCTGACCTGACACTTGATCaacatgctgtttaataatgataaactgaaaagattttaaattacatttcacaaaaatagcAGAATATACctcaaactgaaaaatgttattGTATGCTAATAATGTAGCTAAATAGCCTCAGTTAGATTAGTGTAATCTCATATTTTCCACTAATTCTAGACTGCATGAATAGTCTGAAACAAATATTTCTCCATTTATGCATATAAGTAAAACAAAGTGATACctacatttacaaaaaatagCACTTAAGTTAAAAATATAGATTGGCCCCTAAAACTGTCATTTTTGGCAGTTATGTTACAGCTTGTGCTGCTTCAGTTTCCTAGCAACCATTTACACATTTCTAAAGTCTGTACTAAGATGTTGCTCATACAAATTTAGAAATGGATTTATGAATAGCTGGTGCAGCAGTCCACCTTTAAACTCATGAAAGCTTGATGATTAAGGGCCACTGCGAAAGCTGTTAATCTTGTAAAATAAGTGCTTCCTGATCAGTGCAGCAGTGAGATCGAGCACTGTG
Protein-coding sequences here:
- the cimip2b gene encoding ciliary microtubule inner protein 2B; the encoded protein is MEKYAPKFSKVLLTPDPHYIPGYAGYCPQLKYNVGKSYGQLTAELLTNPEVNHSNRLVLHTGHIPSTECDPGLTLRSNPESNMRKVIPGFTGFIPKRRNYFACSYSETCHKALSEFQQERHERIQRKSSELPVIVNYTNQQFERPKPPLTAISNKVIYKPLKPFIPLGKPYFMDDDNPHKYFISGFTGHVPKSRFLIGKGYPITTNQALIQFGKQQQAEPTFKHIPEWKDSTIPPIPAIYPSNRGVVPSFTGHIPGYQFMYGHTFGQLSKNALEKSSIKRTLQANKTPQ